Proteins co-encoded in one Streptomyces sp. JH34 genomic window:
- the aztC gene encoding zinc ABC transporter substrate-binding protein AztC: MPGTGAGKRARVRVARLRSLFMGLIALTTAAAGTACTTGGDQPRIVVTTNILGDITREIVGDEAEVTVLMKPDADPHSFGLSAVQAAELERADLVVFNGLGLEENVLRHVEAARESGVATFETGKAVDPLTFRASDDGGPGEEAGRPDPHFWTDPDRIRKASGLIADQVVEHVDGVSEQAIRANLAHYDEQLANLTGWMEESFDRIPEDRRALVTNHHVFGYLADRFGFRVVGAVIPSGTTLASPSSSDLRELTRAMEEAGVRTVFADSSQPKKLAEVLRAELGGRIRVVALYSESLTREGAGAGTYLQMMRANTTAMTDGLTGG; the protein is encoded by the coding sequence CGCAGGCAAGCGCGCGAGAGTAAGGGTGGCACGGTTGCGCAGCCTCTTCATGGGCCTGATCGCCCTCACCACAGCCGCTGCGGGAACCGCCTGTACCACCGGTGGCGACCAGCCCCGCATCGTCGTGACCACCAACATCCTCGGTGACATCACGCGCGAGATCGTCGGGGACGAGGCCGAGGTCACCGTCCTCATGAAGCCCGACGCGGACCCGCACTCCTTCGGCCTGTCAGCCGTGCAGGCCGCCGAGTTGGAACGTGCCGACCTCGTGGTCTTCAACGGCCTCGGCCTGGAGGAGAACGTACTGCGTCACGTGGAGGCCGCCCGCGAGTCCGGGGTCGCCACCTTCGAGACCGGCAAGGCCGTCGATCCGCTCACCTTCCGCGCGAGCGACGACGGAGGCCCGGGGGAGGAGGCAGGACGACCGGACCCGCACTTCTGGACCGACCCGGACCGGATACGCAAGGCATCCGGCCTGATCGCCGACCAGGTCGTCGAACACGTCGACGGTGTGAGCGAGCAGGCGATCCGCGCCAACCTCGCCCACTACGACGAGCAACTGGCCAACCTCACCGGCTGGATGGAGGAGTCCTTCGACAGGATTCCCGAGGACAGGCGTGCCCTGGTGACCAACCACCACGTTTTCGGCTATCTCGCCGACCGCTTCGGCTTCCGGGTGGTCGGGGCGGTCATTCCCAGCGGCACGACTCTCGCCTCCCCGAGCTCGTCCGACCTGCGGGAGCTCACCCGGGCCATGGAGGAGGCGGGGGTGCGGACCGTGTTCGCCGACTCCTCCCAGCCCAAGAAGCTCGCCGAGGTGCTGCGCGCGGAGCTGGGCGGCCGGATACGCGTCGTCGCGCTGTATTCGGAGTCGCTGACCCGCGAGGGCGCCGGCGCCGGTACCTACCTGCAGATGATGCGCGCCAACACCACCGCCATGACCGACGGTCTGACCGGCGGCTGA
- the aztD gene encoding zinc metallochaperone AztD — MNKSIRNRSLTGAALALAVATVLTACGGEGASSSTAKAKDKPSAGSADPVGNPLVATYDGGLYILDGESLELAGTVELSGFNRVNPAGDDDHVVVSTDSGFRVLNATGQKLTDIEYEGAKPGHVVRHAGKTALFTDGTGEVNVFDPSELSGGEKPAGRTYASAEAHHGVAIELSNGELLSTLGTEEKRTGALVLDKNNKETARNENCPGVHGEAAARGEAVAVGCEDGVLIYKDGTFTKVDAPDDYGRIGNQAGSDLSPVLLGDYKTDPEAELERPTRISLIDTETAKLRLVDLGTSYSFRSLARGPHGEALVLGTDGFIHVVDPDTGKVEKKIPAVGKWQEPLDWQQARPTLFVRDHTAYVSDPNKNALHALDLDDGRKLASVTLPKSTNELSGVVKGH; from the coding sequence ATGAACAAGTCGATACGCAACAGATCCCTCACCGGAGCGGCACTCGCCCTGGCAGTGGCCACGGTCCTGACGGCGTGCGGAGGGGAGGGCGCCTCCTCGTCGACCGCGAAGGCGAAGGACAAGCCGAGTGCCGGGTCGGCGGACCCGGTCGGCAACCCCCTCGTCGCCACCTACGACGGTGGCCTGTACATCCTCGACGGCGAAAGCCTCGAGCTCGCCGGGACCGTCGAGCTGTCCGGCTTCAACCGCGTCAACCCTGCCGGGGACGACGACCACGTCGTCGTCTCCACCGACAGCGGCTTCCGCGTGCTGAACGCCACCGGACAGAAGCTCACCGACATCGAGTACGAAGGGGCCAAGCCCGGCCACGTCGTCCGCCACGCGGGGAAGACCGCCCTCTTCACCGACGGCACCGGGGAGGTCAACGTCTTCGACCCCTCCGAGCTGAGCGGAGGAGAGAAACCGGCCGGCCGCACCTATGCCTCGGCCGAGGCCCACCACGGCGTCGCCATCGAACTGAGCAACGGTGAACTCCTCAGCACCCTGGGCACCGAGGAGAAGCGCACCGGAGCCCTGGTACTGGACAAGAACAACAAGGAGACCGCTCGCAACGAGAACTGCCCCGGCGTCCACGGCGAGGCCGCGGCCCGGGGAGAGGCCGTCGCCGTCGGCTGTGAGGACGGCGTGCTGATCTACAAGGACGGAACGTTCACCAAGGTCGACGCACCTGACGACTACGGGCGGATCGGCAACCAGGCCGGCAGCGACCTCTCCCCGGTACTCCTCGGTGACTACAAGACCGACCCCGAAGCGGAACTTGAACGGCCGACCAGGATCTCCTTGATCGACACCGAGACGGCGAAGCTCCGCCTCGTCGACCTGGGCACCAGCTACTCGTTCCGCTCGCTCGCCCGGGGCCCGCACGGCGAAGCCCTGGTCCTCGGCACCGACGGCTTCATCCACGTCGTCGACCCGGACACAGGCAAGGTCGAGAAGAAGATCCCCGCGGTCGGCAAGTGGCAGGAGCCGCTGGACTGGCAGCAGGCCCGTCCCACCCTCTTCGTACGCGATCACACCGCATACGTATCCGACCCGAACAAGAACGCTCTGCACGCCCTCGACCTCGACGACGGCAGAAAGCTCGCCTCCGTGACTCTGCCCAAGAGCACCAACGAACTGTCAGGCGTGGTCAAGGGCCACTGA
- a CDS encoding VOC family protein, with the protein MASIKHVQITFDCAEPERVARFWCEVLGYVVPPPPDGFATWDDYHRSLPVEQRGASFACGDPAGAGPRLYFQRVPEGKVVKNRVHLDVRVGTGLVGEERLATLQAECARLVALGAVRQRVLLADEENESCIVMQDIEGNEFCLD; encoded by the coding sequence ATGGCGTCGATCAAGCACGTTCAAATCACCTTCGACTGCGCAGAACCTGAGCGCGTCGCACGCTTCTGGTGCGAGGTGTTGGGGTACGTCGTACCGCCGCCGCCGGACGGATTCGCCACCTGGGACGACTACCACCGCTCGCTGCCGGTGGAACAGCGGGGTGCGTCGTTCGCCTGCGGCGATCCCGCCGGTGCGGGCCCGCGGTTGTACTTCCAGCGCGTTCCCGAAGGGAAGGTGGTCAAGAACCGGGTCCACCTCGACGTGCGAGTGGGCACCGGACTCGTGGGTGAGGAGCGCCTCGCGACGCTCCAGGCCGAATGCGCACGGCTGGTCGCGCTCGGCGCGGTCCGTCAGCGTGTACTGCTCGCCGACGAGGAGAACGAGTCCTGCATCGTGATGCAGGACATCGAGGGCAACGAGTTCTGTCTCGACTGA
- a CDS encoding GNAT family N-acetyltransferase: MADRREIAFVRRPALDPSDQGGPAALLAAYHLQTQAEKGEAVADADRLPERYRAEVLDPDAAFADDAVLVASHRNTAVGCLVVTAPVGGRCEIKRLWTAPEFRGRGIASGLIGAALAHAADAGVSTVRLSVWEWRTDAIALYERHGFTVTDPWDARDRLVCMERAV; the protein is encoded by the coding sequence ATGGCAGATCGACGTGAGATCGCATTCGTCCGCCGGCCGGCGCTGGACCCCTCCGACCAGGGCGGGCCGGCCGCGCTGCTCGCCGCCTACCATCTGCAGACGCAGGCCGAGAAGGGCGAGGCCGTCGCTGACGCGGACCGGTTGCCGGAGCGCTACCGGGCCGAGGTCCTGGACCCGGACGCCGCGTTCGCCGACGATGCCGTGCTGGTGGCGTCTCACCGGAACACCGCCGTCGGCTGCCTTGTCGTGACCGCGCCTGTCGGCGGGCGGTGCGAGATCAAGAGGCTCTGGACAGCCCCGGAATTCCGGGGGAGGGGCATCGCGTCCGGCCTGATCGGCGCCGCCCTCGCACACGCTGCGGATGCCGGAGTCAGCACGGTGCGCCTGTCGGTGTGGGAGTGGCGGACGGACGCCATCGCCCTGTACGAGCGGCACGGGTTCACCGTCACCGATCCCTGGGACGCTCGGGACCGGCTGGTGTGCATGGAGCGTGCCGTGTGA
- a CDS encoding ABC transporter permease, giving the protein MSTFALSVRDSNTMLRRNLLHARRYPSLTLNLLLTPVMLLLLFVYVFGDVMSAGIGSGGADRSDYIAYLVPGILLMTVGSTVVGTAVSVSTDMNEGIIARFRTMAIRRESVLVGHVLGSVLQCVMSVVLVGFVAVAIGFRAIDATATEWVAAFGLLTLFALALTWIAVGMGLSSPNAEAASNNALPLIFLPLVSSTFVPVDAMPGWFQPIAEYQPFTPAIETLRGLLLGSEIGHNGWLALGWCLGLTVLGHLWSTSLFGRDPK; this is encoded by the coding sequence ATGAGTACCTTCGCCCTCTCGGTACGCGACTCGAACACGATGCTCCGCCGCAACCTCCTGCACGCCCGCCGCTACCCCTCCCTCACGCTGAACCTCCTGCTCACCCCGGTCATGCTCCTGCTGCTCTTCGTCTACGTCTTCGGCGATGTGATGAGTGCGGGTATCGGGAGCGGCGGCGCGGACCGGTCCGACTACATCGCGTATCTCGTCCCGGGCATCCTCCTGATGACCGTCGGCTCCACCGTGGTGGGCACCGCCGTCTCCGTGTCCACCGACATGAACGAGGGCATCATCGCCCGCTTCCGCACCATGGCGATCCGCCGGGAGTCGGTGCTCGTCGGGCACGTTCTGGGCAGCGTGCTGCAGTGCGTGATGAGCGTGGTACTCGTCGGGTTCGTCGCGGTGGCCATCGGATTCCGCGCCATCGACGCAACCGCTACGGAGTGGGTCGCGGCGTTCGGGCTGCTCACGCTGTTCGCCCTGGCGCTGACCTGGATCGCGGTCGGCATGGGCCTGTCCAGCCCCAACGCCGAGGCGGCAAGCAACAACGCCCTCCCGCTGATCTTCCTGCCGCTCGTCTCCAGCACTTTCGTCCCCGTCGACGCCATGCCTGGCTGGTTCCAGCCGATCGCCGAGTACCAGCCCTTCACTCCGGCAATCGAAACCCTCCGGGGGCTACTGCTCGGCAGCGAGATCGGCCACAACGGATGGCTCGCTCTCGGCTGGTGCCTGGGGTTGACCGTGCTCGGCCACCTCTGGTCCACATCGCTCTTCGGCCGCGACCCGAAGTAG
- a CDS encoding ATP-binding cassette domain-containing protein, with the protein MPPPVMPTSNTAAVSAIGLRKSYGDKTVLDGIDLRVPAGSVFALLGPNGAGKTTAVKILSTLVSADGGQAQVAGHDIATSPDGVRAAIGVTGQFSAVDGLITGEENMLLMADLHHLPKAEGRRVTTELLERLDLTDAAKRPASGYSGGMKRRLDIAMTLVGDPRIIFLDEPTTGLDPRSRHNMWGIIRELVSTGVTVFLTTQYLEEADQLADRIAVLNNGRIAAEGTADELKRLIPGGHVRLRFTDPTTYRHAAATLTDAAPDDEALTLQLPSDGSQRDLRTILDRLDTAGIEADELTVHTPDLDDVFFALTGPGTVPAQTKDQSRDQPKEEAR; encoded by the coding sequence ATGCCTCCACCTGTCATGCCCACATCCAATACGGCCGCCGTCTCCGCCATCGGTCTGCGCAAGTCGTACGGCGACAAGACCGTCCTGGACGGGATCGATCTGCGCGTCCCCGCCGGGTCCGTGTTCGCCCTGCTCGGACCGAACGGCGCCGGCAAGACCACCGCCGTGAAGATCCTCTCCACGCTCGTCTCCGCCGACGGCGGGCAGGCGCAGGTCGCCGGTCACGACATCGCCACGTCACCGGACGGAGTGCGGGCGGCGATCGGTGTGACCGGGCAGTTCTCCGCCGTGGACGGGCTGATCACCGGCGAGGAGAACATGCTCCTCATGGCCGACCTGCACCACCTGCCCAAGGCCGAGGGACGGCGGGTCACCACCGAACTCCTGGAACGCCTCGACCTCACCGACGCCGCGAAGAGACCCGCCTCCGGCTACTCCGGCGGCATGAAACGCCGCCTCGACATCGCCATGACCCTGGTCGGCGACCCCCGCATCATCTTCCTCGACGAACCCACCACCGGCCTCGACCCCCGCAGCCGCCACAACATGTGGGGCATCATCCGCGAACTCGTCAGCACCGGCGTCACCGTCTTCCTCACCACCCAGTACCTCGAGGAGGCGGACCAACTCGCCGACCGCATCGCCGTCCTGAACAACGGCCGCATCGCCGCCGAAGGCACCGCCGACGAACTCAAACGCCTCATCCCCGGCGGCCACGTCCGCCTCCGCTTCACCGACCCCACCACCTACCGGCACGCAGCCGCCACCCTGACCGACGCTGCCCCCGACGACGAGGCCCTCACCCTCCAACTCCCCAGCGACGGCAGCCAACGCGACCTGCGCACCATCCTCGACCGCCTCGACACCGCCGGCATCGAGGCCGACGAACTCACCGTCCACACCCCCGACCTCGACGACGTCTTCTTCGCCCTCACCGGCCCCGGCACCGTCCCCGCCCAGACCAAGGACCAGTCCAGGGACCAGCCCAAGGAGGAGGCTCGATGA
- a CDS encoding DUF4097 family beta strand repeat-containing protein, which produces MPSFDTPEPIAATAHMEAGSLQFTAGERRDTVVEVRPRDPRKDLDVRTAEQTEVTHANGALTVRTPKSSLFGLGRTGVVDVTVELPTGSHIDVTGAWAQVLGEGRLGEVRVKTSSGDVRLDTTGPLRLTASHGSITVDRVEGSAEITTSSGSLRVGLLDGPAVLKNSHGTTTVGAATGELRVSGANGDIEIRRAEDSVTATTAHGTLRVDRVSRGTVQLETNHGAIDIGVREGTAAWIDAGSGRGQVRNALTASEAPGETEDTVRIRARTRWGNIDIRRAKD; this is translated from the coding sequence ATGCCTTCATTCGACACTCCCGAACCGATCGCGGCCACGGCACACATGGAAGCCGGCTCCCTCCAGTTCACCGCCGGCGAACGCCGCGACACGGTGGTCGAGGTGCGGCCCCGAGATCCCAGGAAGGACCTGGACGTGCGGACGGCCGAGCAGACCGAAGTCACGCATGCGAACGGCGCGCTGACTGTGAGGACGCCGAAGTCGAGCCTGTTCGGCCTCGGACGTACCGGCGTCGTCGACGTGACGGTCGAGCTGCCCACGGGCTCGCACATCGACGTGACCGGCGCATGGGCCCAGGTGCTCGGCGAGGGCCGGCTCGGCGAGGTCCGCGTGAAGACGTCGTCCGGCGACGTCCGCCTCGACACCACCGGCCCGCTGCGTCTGACCGCATCACACGGATCGATCACCGTGGACCGCGTCGAGGGTTCGGCTGAGATCACCACCAGTTCCGGCAGCCTGCGCGTCGGACTCCTGGACGGTCCCGCCGTTCTCAAGAACTCGCACGGCACCACGACCGTGGGCGCCGCGACCGGCGAACTGCGGGTGAGCGGAGCCAACGGCGACATCGAGATCCGCCGGGCCGAGGACTCGGTCACTGCGACCACCGCCCACGGCACCCTGCGCGTGGACAGGGTGTCCCGCGGCACGGTCCAGCTGGAGACCAATCACGGCGCCATCGACATCGGCGTCCGGGAGGGCACCGCCGCCTGGATCGACGCCGGCTCCGGCCGCGGCCAGGTACGCAACGCCCTGACGGCGTCCGAGGCTCCCGGGGAGACCGAGGACACCGTCAGGATCCGCGCCCGCACGCGCTGGGGCAACATCGACATCCGCCGCGCCAAGGACTGA
- a CDS encoding toxin-antitoxin system HicB family antitoxin, which yields MDLTPYVNTLRRELAVAAEAGGEEARELAERLTAPLESATRLTMLNVLSAATDEITRELAPGSVDVRLRGLDPDFVVTLPPTDGGASTAPSAPAEPSAAPVPADNDEGGTARVNLRLPAHLKARAEEAASREGLSVNAWLVRAVSYAVDGGAQPRATERSRSVGQSFTGWVR from the coding sequence ATGGATCTCACTCCGTATGTCAACACGCTCCGCCGCGAACTCGCGGTGGCGGCCGAAGCAGGTGGCGAGGAAGCCCGCGAGCTGGCAGAGAGGCTCACCGCCCCCCTGGAGTCGGCGACCCGGCTGACCATGCTCAACGTGCTCTCCGCCGCGACGGACGAGATCACCCGCGAACTCGCGCCCGGCTCGGTCGACGTGCGGCTGCGCGGGCTCGACCCCGACTTCGTCGTGACACTCCCGCCCACCGACGGCGGCGCCTCCACGGCACCGTCCGCTCCGGCCGAGCCGTCTGCGGCCCCCGTCCCGGCCGACAACGACGAGGGGGGCACCGCCCGGGTCAATCTGCGCCTGCCGGCCCACCTGAAGGCCCGCGCCGAGGAGGCAGCGTCCCGCGAGGGCCTGTCGGTCAACGCGTGGCTGGTGCGCGCCGTGTCGTACGCGGTCGACGGGGGCGCCCAGCCGCGCGCGACGGAGAGGTCCAGGAGCGTCGGACAGAGCTTCACGGGCTGGGTGCGCTGA
- a CDS encoding LysR family transcriptional regulator: MDTHRGASAGLELKHLRCLAAVIDAGSFTDAAIELGVSQAAVSRNLLALEKILGVRVLHRTSRAVAPTPVGVQVLARARLLLSGAEELVAEAAAGHARLHIGHAWSAFGRHTTEFQRRWHRSHPETELRLIRHNAPTGGLAEGLCDLAVIRAPLDLGPWSHALVGHERRVVALASDDPWARRRSVRIDEIATRTLAIDRRTGTTTMNLWSEPARPSVEYTHDIDDWLAAIATGRCVGVTPRATAAQYRRDGITYRPLRDAVPVPVHLMWRRQDAHPATHAAVALAIDLYQEGEKKRTSAR, translated from the coding sequence ATGGATACGCACCGAGGGGCCTCCGCGGGGCTCGAGCTGAAGCACCTGCGTTGTCTGGCAGCCGTCATCGACGCCGGCAGCTTCACGGATGCCGCGATCGAGCTGGGCGTCTCCCAGGCCGCGGTCTCCCGCAATCTGCTTGCCCTGGAGAAGATCCTCGGTGTCCGAGTGCTGCACCGCACCAGCCGGGCGGTCGCACCCACGCCGGTGGGAGTACAGGTTCTCGCCCGTGCCCGGCTCCTGCTCTCCGGTGCGGAGGAACTCGTCGCCGAAGCGGCCGCCGGGCACGCCCGCCTGCACATCGGCCATGCCTGGTCCGCCTTCGGCCGCCACACCACGGAGTTCCAACGTCGCTGGCACCGCAGCCACCCCGAGACGGAACTCCGGCTCATCCGTCACAACGCTCCCACCGGCGGGCTCGCCGAAGGGCTGTGCGACCTCGCTGTCATCCGCGCCCCACTCGATCTCGGCCCCTGGTCGCACGCGCTCGTCGGCCACGAACGACGCGTCGTCGCCCTGGCGTCCGACGACCCCTGGGCCCGCCGCCGCAGCGTCCGCATCGATGAGATCGCCACCCGCACCCTCGCCATCGACCGCCGCACCGGCACCACCACGATGAATCTGTGGTCCGAGCCCGCACGGCCCTCCGTGGAGTACACCCACGACATCGACGACTGGCTCGCCGCCATCGCCACCGGCCGCTGCGTCGGAGTCACTCCCCGGGCCACCGCCGCCCAGTACCGCCGTGACGGCATCACCTACCGTCCTCTGCGTGATGCTGTCCCCGTGCCGGTCCACCTCATGTGGCGTCGCCAGGACGCCCATCCCGCGACCCACGCCGCCGTCGCTCTCGCCATCGACCTGTACCAGGAGGGGGAGAAGAAGCGGACCTCCGCGCGTTGA
- a CDS encoding ester cyclase: MQATQAADNRETLSRFQSAMNSGDPEIASKAIDDFVEPEVLFHAPVPMRATGAEALKRVWAVLLRAFPDLHVTVEETIAEGDKIVSRNTVTGTHRGEYQGLAPTGRAVAYNEVFIFRLAHGRIAEIRGVVDVLSQLRQLGALPD, translated from the coding sequence ATGCAGGCGACCCAAGCCGCGGACAACAGGGAGACGCTCAGCCGCTTCCAATCCGCCATGAACAGCGGCGACCCTGAGATCGCCTCGAAGGCGATCGACGACTTCGTCGAACCGGAGGTGCTCTTCCACGCGCCGGTCCCGATGCGCGCGACGGGAGCGGAGGCGCTGAAGCGCGTGTGGGCGGTACTCCTACGCGCGTTCCCAGACCTCCACGTGACCGTCGAGGAGACGATCGCGGAGGGCGACAAGATCGTCTCCCGCAACACGGTGACCGGGACTCACCGGGGCGAGTACCAGGGCCTGGCGCCCACCGGAAGGGCCGTCGCCTACAACGAGGTCTTCATCTTCCGTCTCGCCCACGGGAGGATCGCCGAGATCCGGGGAGTCGTCGACGTCCTCTCGCAGTTGCGTCAGCTCGGTGCCCTCCCGGACTGA
- a CDS encoding glycoside hydrolase family 43 protein, with amino-acid sequence MRAPHTSALRRCAAVLVALLALLTGLLSGAPAASAGDAGAGRAAAAGTFRNPLNTGPDPFMTHWNGMYHLTATQGDSIRMWRSPSLGTLLAADPVTVWTDSDASRNRNIWAPEFYRFGDRWYLYYTADDGVDDHHRLYVLESDRDDPAGPYHFKAKLAPPDHANDFAIDAGILQHDGRLYLAYSGINQYQHNGLNIAPMSDPYTVSGDAVAIDGAGGCPEVREGPEFLYRNGRTWMTYSACDTGKPDYQIQMMSLPSNADPLRPGNWTQHPGPVFSRADDRGVYGPGHHAFFRSPDGAEDWIVYHAKTTSDYTYSNRTTRAQKFTWKADGSPDFGRPVALGATQDLPSGDPGTGTYWINDDGRSSGDGTVSYTGTWNSGTGCAAQCFWGDDHWSDRAGNTATYSFTGTRIALLSVRDTGNGIAAVSVDGGPEQRLDYYGPLRTGETLQYLSPGLPYGRHTVRVRVTGEHNDRSGASFVSIDRAEVYTN; translated from the coding sequence ATGCGCGCCCCCCACACCTCCGCCCTCCGCCGTTGCGCCGCCGTCCTGGTCGCACTCCTCGCACTGCTGACCGGTCTGCTGAGCGGAGCGCCCGCGGCGTCGGCGGGTGACGCCGGCGCAGGGCGGGCCGCGGCTGCCGGTACGTTCCGCAATCCGTTGAACACCGGGCCCGACCCGTTCATGACGCACTGGAACGGGATGTACCACCTCACCGCCACCCAGGGCGACAGCATCCGGATGTGGCGCTCGCCCTCCCTGGGCACCTTGCTCGCCGCGGACCCGGTCACCGTCTGGACCGATTCCGACGCCTCGCGCAACCGCAACATCTGGGCGCCGGAGTTCTACCGGTTCGGCGACCGCTGGTACCTCTACTACACGGCCGACGACGGTGTGGACGACCACCACCGCCTGTACGTACTGGAGTCCGACCGGGACGATCCGGCCGGCCCGTACCACTTCAAGGCCAAGCTGGCGCCACCCGACCACGCGAACGACTTCGCCATCGACGCCGGAATCCTGCAGCACGACGGCCGCCTCTACCTGGCCTACAGCGGGATCAACCAGTACCAGCACAACGGCCTCAACATCGCCCCGATGTCCGACCCGTACACCGTCTCCGGCGACGCGGTCGCCATCGACGGCGCCGGCGGCTGCCCGGAAGTCCGTGAGGGGCCGGAGTTCCTCTACCGGAACGGCCGGACCTGGATGACCTACTCCGCCTGCGACACCGGCAAACCCGACTACCAGATCCAGATGATGTCCCTGCCGTCGAACGCCGACCCCCTCAGGCCCGGCAACTGGACCCAGCACCCGGGGCCTGTGTTCTCCCGAGCCGATGACCGGGGTGTGTACGGGCCCGGTCACCACGCCTTCTTCCGGTCACCCGACGGCGCCGAGGACTGGATCGTTTACCACGCGAAGACGACGTCCGACTACACCTATTCCAACCGCACCACCCGTGCGCAGAAGTTCACGTGGAAGGCCGACGGCAGCCCCGACTTCGGCCGTCCCGTCGCGCTCGGAGCCACCCAGGACCTGCCCTCCGGCGACCCCGGAACCGGCACCTACTGGATCAACGACGACGGACGGTCGAGTGGTGACGGGACCGTCTCCTACACGGGCACCTGGAACTCCGGGACCGGATGTGCGGCCCAGTGCTTCTGGGGCGACGACCACTGGAGCGACAGGGCGGGCAACACGGCGACGTACTCGTTCACCGGCACCCGTATCGCCCTGCTCTCCGTCCGCGACACCGGCAACGGCATCGCGGCCGTGAGCGTCGACGGCGGTCCGGAACAACGTCTCGACTACTACGGACCGCTCCGCACGGGCGAGACACTGCAATACCTCAGCCCCGGACTCCCGTACGGCCGGCACACGGTGAGGGTCCGGGTCACCGGGGAGCACAACGACCGGTCGGGCGCCTCGTTCGTCAGCATCGACCGCGCTGAGGTCTACACGAACTGA
- a CDS encoding SpoIIE family protein phosphatase: MTADINFGAFFDATPSPYLIMDTDLVITYVNTAYLHTTRRTREQLVGKYFFDALPERPGLPDDAQQNLKASLHRVLDTGEPDTLVLQRYDIPAPDQPGGFEERWWSSIHTPIAGSGSTVKWIVQRAEDVTDFVHSRRARQLTEEFTEREKGMAAELYARAGELYRLNQELRSAHARERQVAVTLQEAMLSVPDLDRHDDNIAVRYRPATTSLNVCGDWYDVVDLPPDRYAAAVGDVVGHGLHAAAVMGMLRSALSAVIRAIPSPAQALEVLGLYARSLSGATAATAVKVLIDTRSELIIYSSAGHPPPVLRHSDGTCELLDQATDPPLGARPHHVPRPQTGLPYTRGDTLVMYTDGLIERRDEDIDVGLARLTTALAQEGALAPGRLADVLLDRLGVAGGAADDIALVVIRL, encoded by the coding sequence ATGACGGCGGACATCAACTTCGGCGCCTTCTTCGACGCCACGCCGAGCCCGTATCTGATAATGGACACGGACCTGGTGATCACGTACGTCAACACGGCGTATCTGCACACCACCCGGCGGACCAGGGAGCAACTCGTCGGGAAGTACTTCTTCGACGCCCTGCCGGAGCGCCCCGGCCTCCCCGACGACGCACAACAGAACCTGAAGGCATCACTGCACCGGGTTCTCGACACCGGTGAACCGGACACCCTGGTGCTGCAGAGGTACGACATCCCCGCACCCGACCAGCCGGGCGGGTTCGAGGAGCGGTGGTGGTCCTCGATCCACACGCCGATCGCCGGGTCCGGCAGCACGGTCAAGTGGATCGTCCAGCGAGCCGAGGACGTCACGGATTTCGTGCACTCACGCCGCGCACGCCAGCTGACCGAGGAGTTCACCGAGCGGGAGAAGGGAATGGCGGCCGAGCTGTACGCACGGGCCGGCGAGCTGTACCGGCTGAACCAGGAACTGCGCTCGGCCCACGCCCGCGAACGGCAAGTAGCCGTCACCCTGCAGGAAGCCATGCTCTCCGTCCCCGACCTGGACCGGCACGACGACAACATCGCCGTGCGCTACCGGCCCGCGACCACATCGCTGAACGTGTGCGGAGACTGGTACGACGTCGTCGACCTGCCACCGGACCGCTACGCCGCGGCTGTCGGAGACGTCGTCGGCCACGGTCTGCACGCCGCCGCGGTCATGGGTATGCTCCGCAGCGCCCTGAGCGCGGTCATCCGTGCCATTCCCAGTCCCGCCCAGGCCCTCGAAGTCCTCGGCCTGTACGCCCGTTCGCTGTCCGGTGCCACGGCCGCGACCGCGGTCAAGGTACTCATCGACACGCGCAGCGAGCTGATCATCTACAGCAGCGCCGGGCATCCTCCGCCTGTCCTCCGCCACTCCGACGGGACCTGCGAACTGCTCGACCAGGCGACCGATCCGCCGCTCGGCGCCCGTCCCCACCACGTGCCCCGCCCGCAGACGGGCCTCCCTTACACCCGGGGGGACACGCTCGTGATGTACACCGACGGCCTCATCGAGCGCCGCGACGAGGACATCGACGTCGGCCTGGCCCGCTTGACCACGGCCCTCGCCCAGGAAGGCGCTCTCGCCCCCGGCCGGCTGGCCGATGTGCTCCTGGACCGTCTCGGCGTCGCGGGGGGTGCCGCCGACGACATCGCCCTCGTCGTCATCCGCCTCTGA